From the genome of Papaver somniferum cultivar HN1 chromosome 2, ASM357369v1, whole genome shotgun sequence, one region includes:
- the LOC113353662 gene encoding protein AE7-like, translating into MVQGLINANPAVYERKRRCPVVPADVDEYTTAPIDQLEVFNHIRDIRDTEFPSSLEELKVVTQDAVEVNDKNSHVRVTFTPTNINCEMAKTIGLCLHIKLIRSLPSRYKVDNRVAPGTHAHEAAVNERVNDKERVAGALELPGLIKMVDHCLAPTYERIGKENVYDL; encoded by the exons ATGGTTCAGGGATTGATTAATGCAAACCCTGCTGTTTATGAAAGAAAAAGGCGCTGCCCGGTAGTGCCTGCCGATGTTGATGAATATACGACGGCCCCTATCGATCAACTAGAAGTTTTTA ATCATATCAGAGATATAAGAGATACAGAGTTTCCTAGTTCCTTGGAAGAACTGAAAGTTGTAACGCAGGATGCTGTTGAAGTAAATGATAAGAATAGCCATGTCAG GGTCACATTTACTCCTACAAACATAAACTGCGAAATGGCTAAAACTATTGGGCTTTGCTTACATATAAAACTTATTCGCAGTTTGCCTTCTCGTTACAAG GTGGATAATAGGGTGGCACCAGGAACTCATGCACACGAAGCTGCAG TAAATGAACGAGTGAATGATAAAGAACGGGTGGCAGGAGCATTAGAACTACCTGGCCTTATAAAGATGGTTGATCATTGTTTGGCTCCTACTTATGAACGAATCGGGAAAGAAAACGTCTATGATTTATGA